The Kroppenstedtia pulmonis genome has a segment encoding these proteins:
- a CDS encoding O-methyltransferase — MKKVDYVRNQFIHEDEVLKGISQGLEQKGMPQISVPPEVGQTLYLLARISGAHKILEIGGLGGYSSIWMAKALPKDGTLLSLEINPEHAAFATENIQKAGLSDKVRYHIGDARNSLEELEMKREQFDFYFIDADKESYPYYLEKVIGLSGPGSVIVMDNMFSRERILDETNRKPSVEAIRQTNKMLAEDSRLESTLLTIGDGLAVARVK, encoded by the coding sequence ATGAAAAAGGTGGACTATGTCAGAAATCAGTTTATTCATGAAGACGAGGTATTGAAGGGAATCTCCCAAGGGTTGGAACAAAAAGGAATGCCGCAGATCTCTGTGCCTCCTGAAGTAGGTCAGACTCTTTATCTATTGGCGCGGATTTCCGGAGCCCACAAGATACTGGAAATTGGTGGACTTGGTGGCTACAGTTCCATTTGGATGGCCAAGGCTTTGCCAAAAGATGGTACATTGCTTTCTTTGGAGATCAATCCGGAGCATGCCGCATTTGCTACGGAAAATATTCAAAAGGCAGGATTGTCTGATAAAGTCCGTTATCACATCGGAGATGCCCGTAACAGTCTGGAAGAGCTGGAAATGAAGAGGGAACAGTTTGACTTTTACTTTATTGATGCTGATAAAGAGAGCTATCCTTATTACCTTGAAAAGGTGATTGGTTTGTCGGGGCCCGGGTCGGTTATTGTGATGGACAATATGTTTTCCCGGGAAAGAATTCTGGATGAAACTAACCGGAAACCTTCAGTGGAAGCGATTCGTCAGACTAATAAGATGCTGGCTGAAGATTCCCGGCTGGAATCCACCTTGCTGACCATCGGCGATGGATTGGCGGTGGCCAGGGTCAAATAA
- a CDS encoding PGPGW domain-containing protein, which yields MKKTIKYIGLQVIGWLFIVLGILGLFLPILQGIAFLIIGMLILSRTSPWAKRLIKRMEKRYPSLSKQMNKIRKHPRWKRLLPDD from the coding sequence ATGAAAAAAACGATAAAGTACATCGGATTACAAGTAATCGGTTGGCTGTTTATTGTGTTGGGGATACTCGGTCTTTTCCTGCCGATTTTACAGGGAATTGCCTTCTTAATAATTGGTATGCTCATTCTGTCCCGAACATCCCCTTGGGCCAAACGCCTGATCAAAAGAATGGAGAAACGGTATCCCTCTTTGTCCAAACAGATGAATAAAATCCGAAAACATCCTCGATGGAAGCGTTTGCTTCCGGATGATTAG
- a CDS encoding helix-turn-helix transcriptional regulator, whose product MNLSKQIKYFRKRDNMSQEELAEKIYVSRQSISNWENERSYPDIHNLLKMSVLFNVTLDDLVKGDVKIMKEELQKSTFFKWTYIMVALMIILPISIVPTFYFFGNYGLVIPLVLFILLMFSTLKVEKIKKEHNLKTYRQIVDFVEGKPASKVKPNKKDNVLKIGLILASALISFVLVYLGMSVFGI is encoded by the coding sequence ATGAACCTCAGTAAGCAGATAAAATATTTTCGTAAACGGGATAACATGTCCCAAGAAGAGTTAGCAGAAAAAATTTATGTTTCCAGACAATCTATTTCTAATTGGGAAAATGAAAGGAGCTATCCGGATATTCATAATTTATTAAAGATGAGTGTTCTCTTTAATGTCACTCTGGACGATTTGGTTAAAGGAGATGTAAAAATCATGAAAGAAGAACTTCAAAAATCAACTTTCTTTAAGTGGACTTACATCATGGTAGCATTAATGATTATACTTCCCATTTCTATCGTGCCTACATTTTACTTTTTCGGTAATTATGGTCTTGTAATACCTCTGGTACTTTTCATTTTACTTATGTTTTCAACATTGAAGGTTGAAAAGATAAAAAAGGAGCACAACTTAAAAACTTATCGTCAAATAGTCGATTTTGTAGAAGGAAAACCTGCAAGTAAAGTAAAACCTAATAAAAAGGACAATGTACTAAAAATAGGTTTAATTCTTGCGAGTGCTTTAATTAGTTTCGTTTTGGTTTATCTAGGGATGTCTGTATTTGGAATATAA
- a CDS encoding C40 family peptidase: MDIRYIGVTVANLWEDPDKVRELDEPSLTVPVQLEKWLETMSRDDRLDLLGRLDSQILFGEAVLCLEERDGWARVLIPSQYTPKDQRGYPGWISVKQLFHDPDYHQAMKQNPLAYVTAKKSQITFSDEARSLDVSFMTKLPCLEEKDGRVTVALPFGGVGYVPKSDVTVAWKLPVTDAAHRISIAKSYEGLQYLWAGMSSWGFDCSGYVYRIFEAGGMMIPRDASIQARFGQKVNRNELQPGDLVFFAYEEGKGAIHHVGMYIGENRFIHSPNTGNPVKINNMTDDPYHREFCWGCRYDGSESFPEPQNN; this comes from the coding sequence TTGGATATCCGGTATATCGGTGTAACCGTTGCAAATTTGTGGGAAGATCCTGATAAAGTAAGGGAACTGGATGAACCTTCTCTTACAGTACCTGTTCAACTGGAAAAATGGTTGGAAACCATGTCACGTGATGATCGTTTGGACTTATTGGGACGTCTGGACTCGCAAATCCTGTTTGGGGAAGCTGTCCTCTGTTTGGAAGAACGTGATGGGTGGGCTCGTGTTCTGATTCCCTCCCAATATACCCCTAAAGATCAGCGAGGTTATCCTGGGTGGATATCTGTAAAGCAGTTATTCCATGACCCGGATTATCATCAGGCCATGAAGCAAAATCCCTTGGCTTATGTAACCGCCAAAAAGAGTCAGATTACCTTTTCCGATGAAGCAAGATCACTGGATGTGAGCTTTATGACCAAATTGCCCTGTCTGGAAGAGAAGGACGGAAGAGTAACGGTGGCCTTACCCTTTGGCGGGGTTGGTTATGTACCGAAGTCTGATGTGACAGTCGCCTGGAAATTGCCTGTAACCGATGCCGCACATCGAATCAGTATTGCCAAAAGCTATGAAGGTCTCCAATACTTATGGGCAGGTATGTCGAGCTGGGGATTTGACTGTTCCGGATATGTTTATCGGATTTTTGAAGCAGGTGGTATGATGATTCCACGAGATGCCAGTATACAGGCCCGCTTCGGTCAAAAAGTGAACCGGAATGAACTGCAACCTGGGGATTTGGTCTTCTTTGCCTATGAAGAGGGTAAAGGTGCGATCCACCACGTGGGTATGTATATCGGTGAGAATCGGTTTATACACTCCCCCAATACCGGCAATCCCGTCAAAATCAACAACATGACAGATGATCCCTATCACCGGGAGTTTTGCTGGGGCTGTCGTTATGACGGCAGTGAATCTTTTCCGGAGCCGCAAAACAACTGA
- the dacB gene encoding D-alanyl-D-alanine carboxypeptidase/D-alanyl-D-alanine endopeptidase, producing MSDQASLAYWVEDWRKSANKRGAQLGCALFSFQTGHQTGYQENICFQPASNQKLWTTAVSLDRLGADYHWKTHVGTDGKGLWIKGGGDPSFDYQRALQVAEKLKSAGLDRLTGPVVLDLSFFEKRPWGTGWMWDDLAQGFCAPVQSLIMEKNRISFYADPDEPVPRLRWTPDLPTIHFTSDLKWTGNQESDLVIERKEWGNQFHIRGELSRDEPEDEAAVYSGSEYFAELLLKACVESGVEVPCEPKILEGTWNSGVSQAWTFLSPPLSQVLPWVNQDSDNLVAEVLLKTLGMELYGEGSEEKGKKAVIQTLQNWDLSGPANYADGSGLSGYNLATPSSFIELLKKMNRHPDKGIWRSSLAEYGRSGTLKDGSEVLPPGFHISGKTGTIAGVKTLSGYVMKNGEPLIAFSVLINGLKEEYDGEVLQNEWVRTIAAAMKKHR from the coding sequence ATGTCAGACCAAGCATCATTGGCGTATTGGGTTGAAGATTGGAGGAAGTCAGCCAATAAACGGGGCGCACAATTGGGTTGCGCTCTCTTTTCTTTTCAAACGGGTCATCAAACAGGTTATCAGGAAAATATATGTTTTCAACCTGCTTCCAATCAGAAACTCTGGACCACAGCAGTTTCATTGGATCGTCTGGGAGCCGATTACCATTGGAAAACCCATGTAGGTACAGATGGTAAAGGATTGTGGATTAAGGGAGGCGGTGATCCTTCCTTTGATTACCAACGAGCTTTGCAAGTAGCAGAAAAATTGAAATCAGCAGGATTGGATCGTCTGACAGGACCCGTGGTTCTGGATCTCTCCTTTTTTGAAAAGCGGCCTTGGGGAACCGGATGGATGTGGGATGATCTGGCACAGGGTTTTTGTGCTCCGGTTCAGTCATTGATCATGGAGAAAAATCGAATCAGCTTTTATGCAGATCCTGATGAACCGGTTCCTCGATTGAGATGGACTCCTGACCTGCCCACCATTCATTTTACATCTGACCTGAAGTGGACAGGAAATCAAGAGTCAGATCTGGTGATAGAGAGAAAAGAGTGGGGTAATCAATTCCATATCAGAGGTGAGCTTTCCAGAGATGAACCGGAGGATGAAGCAGCAGTATACTCCGGAAGTGAATATTTTGCTGAATTGTTGCTGAAAGCTTGTGTGGAGTCCGGTGTGGAGGTACCTTGTGAACCGAAGATTCTGGAAGGGACATGGAATTCAGGGGTTTCCCAAGCATGGACTTTTTTATCTCCTCCCTTGTCACAGGTTTTACCTTGGGTCAATCAGGACAGTGACAATCTTGTGGCAGAGGTTTTGTTAAAAACCCTGGGGATGGAACTTTATGGGGAAGGAAGTGAGGAAAAAGGAAAAAAAGCAGTCATACAGACGTTACAAAACTGGGATTTGTCAGGACCGGCGAATTATGCCGACGGTTCCGGTCTGTCCGGTTATAACTTAGCCACTCCTTCCTCATTTATTGAACTTTTGAAAAAAATGAACCGGCACCCTGACAAAGGGATTTGGCGATCCAGTCTGGCGGAGTATGGGAGAAGTGGTACATTAAAGGACGGATCCGAAGTTTTGCCTCCCGGATTTCACATTTCGGGGAAAACAGGAACCATCGCCGGAGTAAAAACCTTGTCCGGTTATGTAATGAAAAATGGGGAGCCTTTGATTGCTTTCTCTGTATTAATCAATGGTCTGAAAGAGGAGTACGATGGCGAAGTATTACAAAATGAATGGGTGCGAACCATCGCCGCTGCAATGAAAAAGCACAGATAA
- the selB gene encoding selenocysteine-specific translation elongation factor translates to MTTHHFTLGTAGHIDHGKTTLTRALTGVDTDSLKEEKERNISIEPGFAPLQLPSGLHTSIVDVPGHERFIRQMVSGVAGIDFVLFVIAADDGVMPQTREHLAILDLLGLKAGLIVLSKIDQADPELLPLIEEDIREIMSHTFLEGAPVLKVSSKTGEGIESLRQELDRSLSLLSPRKSKAPFRFPIDRVFTVDGAGTVTTGTIQSGSISAGDTMVLLPTNHKVKVRQLQVHHKTVDTAYAGQRVALNLTHIRKEEISRGQTLAGENTWTTTQRMDIQASLLPDLSFSLKQRHLVTLMIGTSEVSADLILYDRKEWTPGDKIFASLRLHQPVVAARGDRFILRRPTPSATVGGGWVIVPDAKPHKINPATAELIQTWMNASLAERILEKLSSQDLLQTPDTLARSLQEPETDIRNELEILHQKEKVIQLNAFYASRSVMELNEISIQDRLKDFHRSFPLRPGMSKAEWASRYFPQLPTRTGKLLLDYWEQRGLLRQTEEMVSLFTFRPSVPAPWQDAVEKVIQQIAKDALTPSDWSHYFGKSSIPQDLEDDLYTFLIRQKHLIPLTDTLLVHFSVFQDAVYKVKSFLNQQKTMTMQDAKTLFPLSRKYLVPLLEQMDEQGITKRLDNKRILA, encoded by the coding sequence GTGACAACCCACCACTTTACACTGGGTACCGCCGGTCATATCGATCACGGAAAAACAACGTTGACAAGAGCCTTAACCGGTGTGGACACTGACTCTTTAAAAGAGGAAAAGGAGAGGAATATATCCATTGAACCCGGCTTTGCCCCTCTTCAGTTGCCATCAGGACTTCACACATCCATTGTGGATGTTCCGGGTCATGAACGATTTATTCGGCAGATGGTTTCCGGCGTGGCAGGCATTGATTTTGTGCTGTTCGTTATTGCCGCTGATGACGGGGTCATGCCCCAAACCAGGGAACACCTTGCCATTTTGGATCTGCTGGGCTTGAAAGCCGGACTAATTGTTTTATCCAAAATAGACCAGGCGGATCCTGAATTGTTACCTCTGATTGAAGAAGATATTCGGGAAATCATGTCTCATACATTTTTGGAGGGTGCACCGGTTTTAAAAGTCTCTTCTAAAACCGGAGAAGGAATTGAATCCCTTCGTCAGGAATTGGATCGCTCCCTGTCCCTTCTTTCTCCCCGAAAAAGTAAAGCGCCGTTTCGTTTTCCCATTGATCGGGTTTTTACTGTGGACGGAGCGGGAACCGTAACAACAGGAACCATACAGTCAGGTTCCATCAGTGCCGGAGACACAATGGTACTTCTCCCGACAAATCATAAAGTGAAGGTACGGCAACTGCAGGTACATCATAAAACCGTGGATACCGCCTATGCCGGTCAGCGTGTGGCCTTAAATCTGACCCATATCCGAAAAGAAGAGATCAGCAGAGGACAAACCCTTGCCGGGGAAAATACCTGGACTACCACCCAGCGTATGGATATCCAGGCTTCCCTTTTGCCGGATCTCTCCTTTTCCTTAAAACAACGGCATTTGGTTACACTCATGATCGGAACATCTGAAGTATCCGCTGACCTGATCCTGTACGATCGAAAAGAATGGACTCCCGGAGACAAAATCTTTGCGAGTCTCCGTCTGCATCAGCCTGTCGTGGCAGCCCGTGGCGATCGATTCATCCTGCGCCGGCCTACCCCTTCTGCAACAGTTGGTGGTGGTTGGGTCATTGTTCCCGATGCGAAGCCGCATAAAATCAATCCGGCTACTGCTGAACTTATTCAAACCTGGATGAATGCAAGTTTGGCTGAACGGATTCTGGAGAAGTTGAGTTCCCAAGACCTGTTGCAAACCCCTGACACCTTGGCCCGCTCCCTTCAGGAACCTGAGACCGATATCCGAAACGAACTGGAAATCCTTCACCAAAAAGAAAAAGTGATTCAATTGAATGCCTTCTACGCTTCCCGAAGTGTCATGGAATTAAATGAAATAAGCATCCAAGACCGGTTGAAAGACTTTCATCGATCATTTCCTCTTCGCCCTGGTATGTCCAAGGCAGAGTGGGCATCCCGTTATTTTCCTCAATTGCCGACACGAACCGGAAAGCTGTTGCTGGATTATTGGGAACAAAGGGGACTGTTGCGACAAACAGAGGAAATGGTGTCACTGTTCACCTTCAGGCCTTCTGTTCCTGCTCCTTGGCAAGATGCCGTTGAAAAAGTCATTCAACAGATCGCCAAGGATGCTTTGACACCTTCGGACTGGTCCCATTACTTTGGGAAGTCATCAATACCCCAAGACTTGGAAGATGATTTGTATACTTTTCTGATCCGACAAAAACATTTAATACCTTTGACAGATACATTGCTTGTTCACTTCTCCGTATTTCAGGATGCAGTTTATAAAGTGAAATCTTTCCTCAACCAACAAAAAACCATGACCATGCAAGATGCTAAAACGCTTTTTCCTCTGTCCCGAAAGTATTTGGTTCCCCTTTTGGAACAAATGGATGAACAAGGCATTACCAAACGCTTGGACAACAAGCGGATTCTTGCATAA
- a CDS encoding nucleobase:cation symporter-2 family protein, which translates to MKNALKSTTLGIQHLLAMYAGAILVPLIIGKSLGFDHKQLTYLVSIDILMCGVATLLQIISNRFVGIGLPVVLGCTFTAVGPIMKIGEEFGISAIYGSIIASGLIIMWISSFFGKLIKFFPPVVTGSVVTIIGITLIPVAVNNMGGGQDAADFGSLSNILLAFGTLLTIILFFRFSTGFIRSISILLGLGVGTIAASIMGKVDFIPVQDAAVAQIVRPFYFGYPTFEWSAILTMTLVGMVSLVESTGVYFALSDICDRKLKEDDLAKGYRAEGLASVIGGLFNAFPYTTFSQNVGLIQMSGVRSRKVILITGSMLIALGFLPKIAAFTTIIPTSVLGGAMMAMFGMVVSQGIKMLSKIISDSQENSMIIACSVGLGLGVTVAPNLFSALPSGLQILTSNGIVAGSVTAIALNILFNMLPNRKRRETVVVSKRSA; encoded by the coding sequence ATGAAAAATGCACTGAAGTCGACCACATTAGGAATCCAGCATCTATTGGCTATGTACGCAGGTGCTATTCTCGTGCCGTTAATTATTGGAAAATCGTTGGGATTCGATCATAAACAATTAACATATCTTGTGTCGATTGATATTTTGATGTGTGGAGTTGCAACACTACTACAAATCATAAGTAACCGATTTGTCGGTATAGGCCTCCCCGTTGTGCTTGGCTGTACATTTACTGCGGTAGGTCCGATTATGAAAATTGGTGAGGAATTTGGTATATCTGCTATTTATGGTTCCATCATTGCCTCTGGCTTGATCATCATGTGGATTAGTAGTTTTTTTGGAAAATTGATCAAGTTTTTTCCGCCCGTTGTAACAGGTTCCGTTGTGACCATTATTGGGATTACGCTAATTCCAGTAGCGGTCAATAATATGGGCGGTGGCCAAGATGCTGCAGACTTTGGGTCATTGTCGAATATTTTATTAGCTTTTGGAACCTTACTGACGATTATCTTATTCTTCCGTTTTTCCACTGGCTTTATTCGGTCCATCTCTATATTACTCGGTCTTGGTGTTGGAACAATTGCTGCCAGTATCATGGGTAAAGTTGATTTTATTCCAGTACAGGATGCGGCCGTTGCACAAATCGTAAGGCCCTTTTATTTTGGATATCCGACATTTGAATGGTCAGCCATCCTCACGATGACATTAGTTGGGATGGTATCTTTGGTAGAGTCTACAGGTGTTTATTTCGCCTTAAGTGATATTTGTGATAGGAAGTTGAAGGAAGATGACTTGGCAAAAGGCTATCGTGCAGAAGGGCTAGCCTCCGTCATTGGAGGTCTCTTCAATGCCTTCCCATATACAACATTTTCACAAAATGTCGGTCTGATTCAAATGTCAGGTGTTCGGTCTCGAAAAGTAATTTTGATTACGGGTTCCATGTTAATCGCCCTTGGATTCTTGCCTAAAATCGCCGCATTTACAACCATTATTCCAACATCTGTCTTAGGGGGAGCGATGATGGCGATGTTTGGGATGGTCGTTTCTCAAGGGATTAAAATGCTAAGTAAAATTATTTCCGATTCTCAAGAAAACTCGATGATTATTGCTTGTTCTGTCGGCCTCGGTCTCGGTGTTACAGTTGCGCCTAACTTATTTTCAGCACTTCCATCAGGACTGCAAATATTGACAAGTAATGGGATTGTTGCGGGCAGTGTAACAGCGATTGCGCTTAATATTTTATTTAATATGTTGCCAAATCGAAAGCGTCGGGAAACTGTTGTTGTATCAAAGCGAAGTGCTTAA
- a CDS encoding YqaA family protein, with protein sequence MISELTQWLDAITEWFMAYGAWGLAIVSFLESSFFPIIPDVILLPLGIAQPELVLWYALIVTVSSVAGAMLGYWIGHKLGRPVMVRFFKEETVAKVEGYFERYGGFSMAIAGFTPIPYKVFTIASGMCQVRKREVILWSFLGRGCRFFAEALIILWLGKAAMAFIEEYFGLFTLSVVAVILIGYLCYVFIKRSRNRKTV encoded by the coding sequence ATGATTTCAGAACTTACACAGTGGCTGGATGCCATCACAGAATGGTTTATGGCTTATGGAGCTTGGGGACTTGCCATCGTCTCATTTCTCGAATCATCATTTTTTCCCATTATACCCGATGTCATTTTACTTCCACTGGGTATTGCACAACCTGAACTTGTCCTGTGGTACGCTTTAATCGTTACTGTCTCCTCTGTTGCCGGAGCCATGCTTGGTTACTGGATCGGCCACAAATTGGGACGTCCGGTAATGGTTCGCTTTTTCAAAGAAGAAACAGTTGCCAAAGTGGAAGGTTATTTTGAGCGCTATGGTGGATTCAGCATGGCTATTGCCGGATTTACACCCATTCCCTATAAAGTGTTTACCATTGCCTCCGGAATGTGTCAGGTAAGAAAAAGAGAAGTCATTTTATGGTCTTTCCTGGGACGGGGTTGCCGTTTTTTTGCTGAAGCCTTGATTATTCTGTGGCTGGGAAAAGCAGCCATGGCTTTTATCGAAGAATACTTCGGTCTGTTTACATTGTCAGTCGTAGCCGTCATCTTAATCGGTTACCTTTGTTATGTTTTTATCAAGCGTTCCCGAAACCGGAAAACAGTATAA
- a CDS encoding DivIVA domain-containing protein encodes MERITPSDIFNKDFKTSLRGYDVDEVNEFLDIVIKNFEDLIEENRQLKEDLKASKSQRGSNSGNQDAVIQNIIRRLEHLEQIIQHR; translated from the coding sequence ATGGAGCGTATAACACCCAGTGATATCTTCAATAAAGACTTTAAGACCTCTCTTCGTGGATATGATGTGGATGAAGTGAATGAGTTCCTCGATATCGTGATTAAAAACTTTGAAGATTTAATTGAAGAGAATCGGCAATTGAAAGAGGATTTAAAAGCGAGTAAATCCCAAAGGGGATCTAATTCCGGCAACCAAGATGCTGTGATTCAAAATATCATACGACGCTTGGAACATCTGGAACAAATCATCCAGCACCGGTAA